The Diospyros lotus cultivar Yz01 chromosome 15, ASM1463336v1, whole genome shotgun sequence genome has a window encoding:
- the LOC127792308 gene encoding RING-H2 finger protein ATL40-like, with amino-acid sequence MHPPSASAMPDDQLYPQLPQPIGNFGPNYHQSFQSHSSSHYDLNSKVMLTAIISLSIIIVIVTILHIYARIILRRQARRRAIIQRLRLAVSQGQPGDPPRSGLDPALIAALPIFLFKQVDVETAESTECSVCLSSLEDGEMARVLPNCKHIFHSECIDKWLASQPTCPVCRAEAEPRLVPEPREPATGPTLEGTSSDGESQALGKFGGSSSRLNSVRRMLSMERSSRRNQCCDGAEDLERQ; translated from the coding sequence ATGCACCCACCCTCCGCCTCCGCCATGCCCGACGACCAACTATATCCTCAACTGCCACAGCCTATCGGTAATTTCGGGCCAAATTATCATCAATCTTTCCAATCTCATAGCAGTAGCCACTATGACCTGAACAGCAAGGTCATGCTCACCGCCATAATCTCCTTATCGATCATCATTGTGATCGTCACCATCCTCCACATCTACGCGCGAATCATTCTCCGGCGGCAAGCCCGCCGGAGAGCCATCATCCAGCGGCTGAGACTGGCCGTCTCCCAGGGCCAGCCCGGCGACCCGCCGAGGTCCGGGCTTGACCCGGCCCTCATCGCCGCCCTGCCCATATTTCTCTTCAAACAAGTAGACGTTGAAACTGCAGAATCAACTGAGTGTTCTGTTTGCTTGAGCAGCCTCGAAGACGGCGAGATGGCTAGGGTTTTGCCGAACTGCAAGCATATTTTCCACTCGGAGTGCATCGATAAGTGGCTCGCCTCGCAGCCGACGTGTCCCGTTTGCCGCGCGGAGGCCGAGCCGAGGCTCGTCCCGGAGCCCCGTGAGCCGGCGACGGGCCCGACGCTGGAAGGGACTTCGTCAGACGGCGAGTCTCAAGCGTTGGGTAAGTTTGGCGGGTCGAGTTCGCGGCTGAATTCAGTCCGGCGGATGCTTAGCATGGAAAGATCGTCGAGAAGAAATCAATGCTGTGATGGCGCAGAAGATCTCGAGAGACAGTGA
- the LOC127792226 gene encoding PLASMODESMATA CALLOSE-BINDING PROTEIN 5-like, whose product MAMRASSRFWADLFPFIFLAATHLGAAAREWTTAAASGGGVAVELWCVAKNNAENAALQSALDWACSSGGADCGPVQQGGPCYDPADIQKTASYAFNDYFLKHGLTPDSCNFDGCAALTSLNPSHGSCKFPSSFAVNNGSLTGSPATMGYTPATADINGGHLSAGSWPWPVIAIPFFSAIPLIF is encoded by the exons ATGGCTATGAGGGCGTCGTCCCGTTTTTGGGCCGACCTTTTTCCGTTCATCTTCCTCGCTGCAACCCACTTAGGAGCAGCCGCGAGAGAGTGGACAACGGCGGCCGCGAGCGGCGGAGGGGTGGCGGTGGAGCTGTGGTGTGTGGCGAAGAACAACGCGGAGAACGCGGCGCTGCAGAGCGCCCTGGACTGGGCGTGCAGCTCCGGCGGCGCCGACTGCGGCCCCGTCCAGCAAGGTGGGCCGTGCTATGACCCCGCGGACATACAGAAAACGGCGTCGTATGCCTTCAATGATTACTTTCTCAAGCACGGCTTGACGCCCGACAGCTGTAACTTCGATGGCTGCGCCGCTCTCACCTCCCTGAACCCCA GTCATGGAAGCTGCAAATTCCCATCCAG CTTTGCAGTGAACAATGGAAGCCTCACTGGATCACCGGCAACAATGGGATATACCCCTGCAACTGCGGATATTAATGGAGGGCATCTCTCCGCTGGTTCCTGGCCTTGGCCCGTCATCGCCATCCCTTTCTTCTCTGCAATTCCGCTGATCTTTTGA